TCCGTGAGGACAACCCCGTGCTCTTCGTGGAACACAAGGCCCTCTACCAGGCCAAGGGCCCCGTGCCCGAGGGCGACTACACCATCCCCCTCGGCGAGGCCGAGGTGAAGCGCAAGGGGCGGGACCTGACCATCGTGGCCTATTCGCTCATGCTCGGGCGGGCGCTGGCGGCGGCGGAGAAGCTGGCCGGAGAGGGGATCGAGGCCGAGGTGGTGGACCCTCGGACCCTGAGCCCCCTCGACGCGGAGGCGATCGTGGAGTCCGTCCGCCGGACGCGGCGGCTGCTCGTCGTGCACGAGGCGCCCCTCACGGCGGGCCTGGGGGCCGAGATCGCGGCCCTGGCGGCCGAGCGCGCCTTCGGCGCCCTCGCGGCCCCGCCCAGGCGGCTCGCCTGCCCGGACGTCCCCCTCCCCTTCGCGCCGGTGATGGAGAAGTTCTGCATCCCAAGCGAGGAAAGCATCGCCGAGGCGGCGCGGGGGCTGTGCGGGGAGCGAGCCGCGCGGGCCTAGCCGGGATATCTCGCAACGTTGTTCATCTCGGGAAGGGCTGGGATTTGTCCCCTCTCCCTCCGGGAGAG
The Candidatus Tectomicrobia bacterium DNA segment above includes these coding regions:
- a CDS encoding alpha-ketoacid dehydrogenase subunit beta; this translates as MMREITFSQALNEALMEEMGRDKTIFVAGEDVARFGGIFGVTAGLLKKFGPKRVKDTPISESAIAGLALGSALTGLRPVVEIQFMDFLCSCMDEVVNQIAKTRYMYGGAARVPLVIRTQGGGGFGAAAQHSQTLEAWFAHVPGLKVVMPGTPRDAKGLLKSAIREDNPVLFVEHKALYQAKGPVPEGDYTIPLGEAEVKRKGRDLTIVAYSLMLGRALAAAEKLAGEGIEAEVVDPRTLSPLDAEAIVESVRRTRRLLVVHEAPLTAGLGAEIAALAAERAFGALAAPPRRLACPDVPLPFAPVMEKFCIPSEESIAEAARGLCGERAARA